In Cyanobacteria bacterium FACHB-DQ100, one genomic interval encodes:
- the bchI gene encoding magnesium chelatase ATPase subunit I — MTFTTQPTSQNGRSTATSARRRAVFPFTAIVGQEEMKLALLLNIIDPKIGGVMIMGDRGTGKSTTIRALADLLPEIDVVADDPFNSHPTDPELMGDGVRQSIDQGIDVPVVKKKVMMVDLPLGATEDRVCGTIDIEKALSEGVKAFEPGLLAKANRGILYVDEVNLLDDHLVDVLLDSAASGWNTVEREGISIRHPARFVLVGSGNPEEGELRPQLLDRFGMHAEIRTVKEPVLRVQIVEQRTEFDQDPVPFLEKYQPQQTDLQRQIVEAQERLKAIAIDYDLRVKISQMCAELDVDGLRGDIVTNRAAKALAALEGRTEVTVDEIRRIAPLCLRHRLRKDPMESIDSGYKVGKVFDQIFGVAAE; from the coding sequence TCGTTGGACAAGAAGAAATGAAATTAGCGCTGTTGCTCAACATCATCGATCCCAAGATCGGCGGGGTGATGATCATGGGCGATCGCGGCACCGGAAAATCCACCACGATTCGAGCTTTAGCAGATTTACTGCCAGAAATTGATGTCGTTGCCGATGATCCGTTTAATAGTCATCCCACCGATCCGGAATTGATGGGTGATGGGGTACGGCAATCGATCGATCAAGGCATCGATGTGCCTGTCGTTAAGAAAAAGGTAATGATGGTCGATTTGCCTCTGGGTGCGACTGAAGATCGCGTCTGCGGCACGATCGACATTGAAAAAGCACTGTCCGAAGGGGTGAAAGCCTTTGAACCGGGACTGTTGGCAAAAGCAAATCGCGGCATTCTCTATGTCGATGAAGTCAACCTGCTCGATGATCACCTCGTCGATGTACTGCTCGACTCCGCTGCTTCCGGCTGGAACACGGTTGAACGCGAAGGCATTTCGATCCGACATCCGGCTCGCTTTGTTCTCGTCGGATCGGGCAACCCGGAAGAAGGTGAACTGCGTCCGCAATTGCTCGATCGCTTCGGAATGCACGCTGAAATCCGCACGGTAAAAGAGCCAGTTCTGCGGGTGCAAATCGTTGAACAGCGTACCGAATTCGATCAAGATCCAGTTCCGTTTCTAGAAAAATATCAGCCCCAACAAACCGATTTGCAGCGTCAGATCGTCGAAGCACAAGAGCGCTTGAAGGCAATCGCGATCGACTACGATCTGCGCGTGAAAATCTCGCAAATGTGCGCTGAGCTCGATGTCGATGGATTGCGTGGCGACATTGTGACCAACCGGGCAGCAAAAGCCTTAGCGGCTCTAGAAGGTCGGACTGAAGTAACCGTCGATGAAATTCGTCGGATTGCGCCGCTTTGTCTGCGTCACCGTCTACGGAAAGACCCAATGGAATCGATCGATTCTGGCTATAAGGTTGGAAAAGTGTTCGATCAAATCTTTGGAGTTGCGGCTGAATAG
- a CDS encoding orange carotenoid protein, with protein MPQSASQNVDPSEYLDQDIQGTIADFNQLGADDKLALLYYVYEKMGDSVTPAAPRAAEPELAPLLLGDDFLNLSHQDQLQVMRDVVNRADTEYSRAYGALKENNQLLVWFAWAVAMGEAVVDMPADYQASEAISNLLKRLEGLEFEQQISLLRELASEMGYTEVEPIPSQAETGKTASL; from the coding sequence ATGCCTCAATCCGCAAGTCAAAACGTCGATCCGTCCGAGTATTTAGATCAGGACATTCAGGGCACGATCGCAGATTTTAACCAGTTGGGAGCCGATGATAAACTGGCGCTGCTGTACTACGTTTATGAAAAAATGGGCGACTCGGTTACGCCTGCGGCTCCAAGAGCAGCAGAACCTGAACTAGCGCCGCTTCTGTTGGGTGACGATTTTCTGAATCTATCGCATCAGGATCAGCTTCAAGTGATGCGCGATGTCGTGAATCGGGCGGATACAGAGTATTCTCGCGCTTATGGTGCGCTGAAGGAAAACAATCAGCTTCTAGTTTGGTTTGCGTGGGCAGTGGCAATGGGTGAAGCGGTTGTAGATATGCCTGCGGATTATCAAGCTTCAGAAGCGATTAGTAATTTGTTGAAGCGGTTAGAAGGGCTTGAGTTTGAGCAGCAAATTTCGCTGCTGCGGGAGTTGGCAAGCGAGATGGGATACACAGAGGTTGAACCGATTCCTTCTCAAGCAGAGACTGGAAAAACGGCAAGTTTGTAG
- the nrdR gene encoding transcriptional repressor NrdR, whose product MRCPACQNLENRVLESRSAEGGQSVRRRRECLKCNHRFTTYERVEFAPLVVVKENGNRESFDREKLVRSLTRICERTAISASQIEMVVSTIEGLLQQRTNREILSREISELVLRELQPLSEAACIRYASAYCEFENITEFLATLSRVNSDLESSTDLIGLAVARSSSLN is encoded by the coding sequence ATGCGTTGTCCTGCCTGCCAAAACTTGGAAAATCGAGTGCTAGAGTCGCGATCTGCTGAGGGGGGTCAAAGTGTGCGACGGCGGCGTGAATGTCTCAAGTGCAATCATCGGTTTACGACCTATGAGCGGGTTGAGTTCGCGCCGCTCGTGGTGGTGAAGGAGAATGGCAATCGCGAGAGCTTCGATCGTGAAAAGCTGGTGCGATCGTTGACTCGAATTTGTGAGCGAACGGCAATTAGTGCATCCCAAATTGAGATGGTAGTCAGTACGATCGAAGGATTGTTGCAGCAGCGCACAAATCGAGAGATTCTAAGTCGTGAAATCAGTGAGCTTGTGTTGCGAGAGTTGCAGCCCTTAAGCGAGGCAGCTTGTATTCGCTATGCGTCTGCATATTGTGAGTTTGAGAATATTACAGAGTTTTTAGCAACTTTATCGCGGGTGAACTCAGACCTAGAGAGTTCGACGGACTTGATCGGACTTGCGGTAGCGCGATCAAGTTCTCTGAATTGA